CCTAAGCCTGTGTCTAAGCACAGCTGATGCCATGTGGTACCAAAGGGACTCAGGTTCTCACTGCATTCATGATACAAGTGTTGAGGTGCTTGGCCCCAGTGTCTGCCTGCCCATGCTGTCTTCCCAAAGCCCCAGGTGCCTCCTACTCTCTGTGCTTCCACAGGGGCCTGATCTCACGGAGGAGCTGGGGCTCACCCAGTCTCTTGAACAGTGCAGGACAGCTTGGATGCTCTTTGCCCATTGCCATGCTGGGAGTGTGCTTCCTGTGCAtcctgagagctgggctggaagtgctggaagGGCTCTGTGGCAGACAAGAGtctggggacaggctgtgctggagggaggaCTTTATTGCTGACAGGAGTGGAGGGTGGAGTGCCTCTGTCTGCACACCCAGTCTGGGGTGGTGACTCTCAGGAAGAATTATGGTCTCATAGAGACCAGACTGACTGGAGCAAAGGATTATGAGGATACACCTTGAGTCTTTCACCTAGCGCTTGATaccacagccctggctgatgGGATGGTAGCTTGCTGACCTGTCATGAAGTTGGGAGGATGATGGTGGATGTGAATTGCTTGTCTCTGGCCAGGATGTCGTACAGAGCTCCAACACCTCACCTGATGTTCTCCACAGTGAAGGCAGCCGGGGTGATGGGTATCTGGCATTTCACTTTGAAGGAAGTTACCTGGTTTTATCCTTCAAAATAGTCTACCTGCTGAGTGACTCAGTGAGTGActcacctgctctgctctcccagcagctcttaGCTCAGGGCTGTCTTAGAAGGTGTTTTTCTGTCAGGGCATTTGTGGTCTAACCACAGCCCTGATCCTGCTGTTGGTGGGGAAAATGAGGCAGCAGCCAAGCTGAGTCAAACCTTGGGCATCTGAACGAGCAGGCAAACCCAAGGGAGTGCCACATTCTTCCCACTGGCATGAGAGTGTTTTTCCCAGAGCACTGAGAGCTCTGCCATGGTTCTCTGACCCTCCAGTGCTTTCAGCAGttttcctgagctctggggcCCTTAAGgtcccagtcctgctcctgctgggagagcaggctGATGTGTTACCAGAAGTGATGTGCCACTCTCCTCACAGAAAAAGTGGACAAGGCATTGTTCAGATCACCTCCTTTACCAGTTGGGGAATTTTACCCAGCCTGCCTTTGGCCACAGCCCTGACAGGGCATGACATTAGCAAGGGACTGAAATCAGTGTGAGAGTCTGCATCCCTCTGTCTTGGCACTTGGAGTCACTAACCATCAAGAGCTTTCCCTATTGCAGGAgtgggagagagcaggagagcactAGCAGATGGTTTTAGAGGAAAGCATCTTCAGGAACTGAGCTCCTCAAGGGATTTCATTCTCTCTCTTACTGTGAGTTAGAAATTACTTATCCTTTTAGCCTTTGCTCTAAAATGCTGCCTCAAACATTGTCAGGAAAATGATATCACATTAAAAATACGAGTGTGATGTAGTATGTGTTTATTGCAATTTACTTGCACgactaaaaagaaaaacacctaaTGATTATAAAATAAAGCCTGAATATTAAGAGCATGATGACAAAAAACACCCCTTACATCAAAACAGTAATTAGCACTGGGACTGGAACAAAGGAGCAGAGGCACGATTTTGGGCACAGTTGCTTTGCTGGCTGAGAAAGAAGATGGGGCTGCCCAGTCTCCCAAACAGAGTCAAGGTCTGTGACcactgctgggaggagagccCATTTGCCCTCAGAGCCATTAGACTttgggagaggagctgtggcactCACAGCACACCGTGCAGGGAGGGTGCTGgaagctgctccctgtcctggctgagcCAAGTCCTTTCTGCCTGGAAGTCTGTCTCCTCCTTGGCCTCTTTCCACTGCTCTCCCCTTTCCTGGGGAAGGACTGAAGGACTTGTCTAGCATTAATTGTTCATCTCCCTCTTGAGGTCCATGGAATGTAGTGCCCCTGTGTTTGCCTcagctggagagcacagggaaggggtgACTGGTCCATGGTCACCCCTCACATCCCAGTCATGCAGATGTCTTGCCATGGCTCCTGAACTGGGGAATTGAGCTTTTCAGGTCTTATTTGCTTTCCTGAAGGAGAAGTGTTGGTTTGTTCTGCTTCCCATTAGATTTGCAGTACAGGGAATGTAACCTTGCAATGGCTGGAGGGTCTGGAGCTCACACAGGATCCTGAATTACTGGCTCAGACTTGCTAAAACCTTGCTCAGAAAGCTGAAGTGTGGGACAGATCAAAgtccctctctgccttccttgCTTCTTTGAAttgtctctgcctctctctttgCTGATTCAGATCCATTTTGGTCAACTCTCACATTTGTATtaggaaaagaatattttttcttacagaataAGGAGGCAGGGTTGATGGCAggggatgttttggggtttaGGGACAGATGAGAGATCAAGGTTAGCTGGATGGGACCCTTGTTTGGTTCAGCTACAGGTTCTTCAGAGAGCCTTGGATGCACCAcagtttaaaaatcaataaagtAAAGTTGGATTTAAAACAGATACTGTAAATCAGTCAGATGTGATAAACTCAGCATAAGAACTGCTGGCCTGGGTCATTAGATAACCAGGCTCTCCTGGCTTTAGCAGTAATTCCTAAACATGATGAGTTTCTCTTTGAGGCTTCTGAAATTAGCTTTGTTGATGTATGtggattttttcatttatcGACTGAACCACTGGGCAAACAGATACTGGTCACTTCAGAGGTCATCAGGGCAGGTGGGGGCAATCTTTGTACCCCATCTGAACTTGGTTCCATTTCTTGtagcagcagggagggatttcTGATGTTTTTGCAAACTGTATTTGTGTTTCCTGCTGAGTTAGGTTTTGTGGGGGAGCTCAGTTCCTTCCACTCTTGTGCTACCTGTGCACCTGTACCTGTGtggtgggaagagcaggagtAAATCAGTGCAAGCAGCAGCCTTGCAGCACCACAGGTGAGATTCTTGGTTACAGAGGACAGTTGGATGTGGTCTGAGCAAGTCATAAGCAGAACCTCCTTTTCACATGTTAcaggtggaggaggagagacCAATGAAGGCAGCCTGGGAATTAATGGCTATGTAGCTTCAGACATGTgctcacagcaggaagggatggaagTCCTGGTATTAACTTAGATCTTATGAAACTTGGTTTGCAAGGATTTAcagtgctttttaaatattaagcACATGGCACAAGTGCCTTGTTTGCCTGGATGGGATGATGCAATGCACAAGGATCTGCTGATGTCAGTACATTTCTTATACTGCAAATCAAAAACCCATATGGCTTGGACACCAGACATAGCACAAATAGGAAATTAGGAAACAAACCTGGCACCCTGGCCCCTTTCTAGTCTCTGTCTTTCCTTGCTTCTGTGCCAGGGTAAAAAAAAGACTGTTAAAAAGCACAAACCCATCTTTTAAACAAATTGCTCAAAATTACAATGGACTTCATCTCCTTCAGCAGACTCTAGGCAGGCTAAACTTTGGGAACTGCAGAGAGGAGTCAGTTGCAGAGTCAAAATTAACTCGGTACTTCCTTGCTCCCCTTGCtttctgaatgaaaatgtttcaggCCTTTTTTACCTGTCACAGCAAGTAAAGCCACTTTGTACTACAAGGTGGGTAGTATATGAATATTTTGGTTTGAAAGTGCTTGAGCAACCCATGGGACATATTTATTAGATTTCATCACTGTCTCCTGGCAGAAGGTAGTTTTTTGGGGGACTGACTATAACCAAGCTTTTCAGGAATGCTGGTTCTATCTATTGTCTTGCATGCTTTTGGAAAGCATTTCCTATGGATGAGTAATTTGCCATGAGTGACAACATAAATATGTGCAGGTAAGACAGAAGCTTTTAAGTTTTATCACCCCTCTGCTCCCATGGTGTTAGGACtttgtgaattttcttttccataccTTTGTGGCCAGCTACCAGGCTCTAGCACTGCAGATCTCTTCTGCAGTGACATAGTCACTGTCCATGTTTGCTTTTTCAAGCTTGTCAGTGGTGATGCAGCTGGCACTTCTTGGTACTTTTGTTGGTAGTCTTCTCCAAGAGGTGGAAAACCGAATGGGCTGTGGAGGCTGCACTCCACTGTGCCCTAAAGGGGGCAGAAGACAGAGATGTGCTGGCAGGTCAGTCTGAGGAAAGATGATACTGCTATTGCTTGGTCTATAAACAAAAGACTTCTGTTTCCAATGCCAAAAAGCCCCAGCCTTTTTCCAAGCTGTGACTCTCAAAAACAAGCCTGGACCCAGCTGGGTGAGTGATCCATGTGCTCACAGGTTGTTTtgcccccagctcctctccagatGAAGCATGGCAGACATCAACAAGCCCCACACAGCGAGGGCTGTTGGGGACCTTGGGCAGAGCCATCCCAGTGTGGGCTCAGCCCCAAGTCTGACTCCTGTCCCAGAATAACAGGAagggcacagcaggcagctggctTTGCACCCATCCCAGCAGGTTGAGGGGGTCGGTTCTGTTTGTTGACATGAAtttccccagagctggtgggagGGCTCCAGGGAGTCACAGGACAGCCTTTGCACTGGTGTTTTGCTAAAGGGCTCATTTGAAGGTGTAGGATATCCTGCCCAGCCTGTTGTGCTGTTCCCGTGTGTAATTACTCTCACAGCTTGGGAGCAGGAGTGTTTTCCAGttcaaccaaccaaccaactcCCCCCTGCTGCTGAATCTCATTATGTCTTTGTCAGCAGAGCTGATAAACATTCTGTCCCACCCCCTGCTCTGTCTCTTCCCCCACCTCACCTTGGAAACTTTGCTATGTGCAAGTTACACCTGACTCCTTTACTACTTGTCTGTTTGGAAAGATGTTTCCACACCATTGTTACAGAAGCACTGGGGAACAAGTTCTCTAATGAAAAGTGTAGCAACATAGGGGTCTTTTTTAAGTGTCTAGGTTTGGAAGATTAGGATTAATTCTCtggatttctgtatttttataacCAACAAGGAAGCTGAAGAGAACAGTTagaatttttccatgttttccagcAAGGGATTTGAATTTCCCATGGTAATAGGTTTGAGCATGTTTCAGCTTCGTTTCTTaggaaaaaggaacattttctcTACTAGGAAACATTTTCAGTGCTATCAGGCTAAGAATAGCAatcttctttctgtttcttctccattttcagaagcatGGTTTATCTTTCATTGTGCATGCAGTATGGAGATTATTTTAGATTAAATACCACTTTGTTCTGCTGAAACATGAACAGCCTACAGTGCCTAATTCTGTGGCTTTTTTGTTCCTTAACCAAAATTTATTAATGAATAAAGAAATTTGTGCCTTGAACATAGCTCTTCTCCCGAAGCACATCAATTCCTTGATGACCCTAGAGTGAACAGCAGTCCTGAAATAGTTCAAGTGGCAAACAGCTCCCTGGCTATGAATGTAAGCCTTGAAACAAAACCCTACAGTTTCAATGACAACTTCCAAGAACAGAGCCAAGGCTCCAATGCTGTGTCCTAGGAGATCACTATCATTGCAGGGCTGatggagccagcacagctccctgcagagcacacagagacTGCCCAGAATGCTGAGGAGTacaggctgcagagcaaagaAATGAAGCTGTACCCTTTACTTGGCCAAAACAAAAGTGTTGGAAGCAGGACATTACCCCTAAAGGGCTTTTTGAtctggagcagctgtgaggaTGTTGCTTTTACCTTGGAGCATCTCAGAAGGGATAGCTGGGGAAAGTTTGGATATCTAAGCTACTCGTCTGGCACCCAGAGTGAACACCAAGACTGTCATGGTGCTCTCAGCTGAACCTGAGCCATCACACACTGATGGGGAGTGGCAGTGGAGTGGCCACAATCCATTGAAAAATCCATGATCTAGGATCCTGGGCAATTGCCACACCTCCTTACATCCCCCTGGGAATAGCAGGCTGGCCCTCCTACTCTGGGCTacctcctcaccctgcagcaatcacacagaggggctgcagggtccagcctggccagggcaggtACATTTTTGGCCACAGCAACACATGTGCTCCACCTCTCTCTGCCTGACAACAAACACCTTGGCCCTCCAAGGAGAACAGAGACAACTTTACAAGGAAGCCAACTGTTatttatgcatattttaaaatacattttgttcaGATGCATATCCTTGGCAGCCTTGTTTAGAGAAGTTGTAACAGTATCTGGCTTCTCTTTGGTCTTGTGTACAAGACGAGGAAGTTTTCATCtgtgcctttaaaaaaaccccacatctcTGCCAAGATGTATTAGGAGAGCTGTAAAAAAAGGAGTCATCCTGTTCCAGGACAAGGCTTATGTAACAGGGAAATCCTAACAAAAAGATACTCCCCTACCCTTTTCCAAGGCACATGCCACTCCAGGGTTTTCAGTTgcttgttttgtattttgatcACGTCTGCTACTGGTTTATTAGGATGTATTTACAAATATGTTCTTCCCCATACCCTCATTTGTACATGCCATAGAACATCTTTATAAAACGCAGCATGGCCCTCACCTCACCACGAGgatctttaaataaaatatattgtaaaGTGCCGGAtacaattcttttaaaaaatactgttctcAGTAAAACAGATACTTGGCCACTGCATTAGCAGCTTTGTATAATGATACATTTTTAGCACAAGTCTATTTCTGTCAGGTGAGCAGGAGGTTCTCATACCACCCCTCTAGCTCTCCAGTTTCAAGTCCAAAGGCTTTAGAAAATGAGGCAGAGGCAGATTATCCAGAGCCTCTGGGAAGTGCTCAGGTGAAATGGTCCTGATCAAGACACGCATGGCTCCGACAAACAGCGACGGGGGAGCTAAACCCACCAGGCACTGGAACCTGTTCTCTCCCAGGAgatcctgccactgctgccGGTTGTCCAACAGTTGCTGTTTCATTGCAAACTTGAGGTCCTGAGGCACGAAGAAGAAGAGGCAGTCGAGGCAGAGGAGCTTGGCACGCATGTTAGCTGCCGGCATGTGGGagatctgctgcagcagggtgtCCAGGGGGGTGTTCCCGGCgctgtcctgcaggcagggcGCCGCGCcgtgccccagcagcaggagcaggcactCGGGTCGCACCAGTTCGCAGGCCATGTGCAAGGCTGTCTTGCCGCCCTCCACGCGGCTGCAGCCCTGGCGGTCCAGGTGGGCGGCTCTGTCAGCCGGGGGCAAGGTCTGGATGGCCTTGAGGATTCGGAAGAGCACCCGGACGCGGTTGTAGCGCACGGCCATGGCCAGGTGCGGGGCCgactggcagcagctgaagctttGGCTGGGCACGGCCAGGGCGCTCTGGGGGAACTTAGTGAGCAGGTGCCGGGCGTAGGGCTGGTGGTCGTGCACCAGCGCGTAGAGCAGCGCCTCCGAGGGCGAGTACACGCTCACCTTGCCCCCGTCCTCCCAGTGGAAGACCTCCATGGTCCGCATGTCCTCCAGGAACCAGACGGGCAGCAGGTCCCTCACCGCCTGGTAGAAAGCGAAGGAGGATTTCTTGCACTGCTTCTGGGACTGGGCGCCGCAGCCGCCGACCCAGCGGACGCTCCAGGGCATGGCTCCAGGGCGGCCGGGCTCCGCCGGGGGCTGCCTCCCACCATCGGCCCGGACCTGCGGCAGGAGACGGGCGGTCAGTGCCGGGCGGCCGGGGCTCCCCGGGCTGCTTCCGGGGCTCGCCGGGTTGGCCCGCCCGCCTCCCCTCCGGCGCGGGGGACAGCGAGCCGGCGCGACACCCCGGTGCAGGAGACACCCGTACCTCGGAATACGGGATcgccagccctccctccctccctccctccgtccCCGCTCCCGCTGCACGGGACACCCGTGTCCCCCGTACAAGGAAACGGCCTCCCTCAGCGCACAGGACGCCCATGTCCCTGGCGCACGGGAACACGGGACGGGGAAACGGCATCCCCATGGTGCACTAGACACCCACATTCCCGTGCACGGAGACCCGGTACAGGGGAACGGCCTCCCGGCAGTGCACAAGACGCCCATATCCCTGGCGAACGGGGCTCGGTACACGGGAACGGCCTGTCTCCCTGCCCCCGCTCCCGGCGCTCACCTCCCCGCCGGTCCCGCGGTGACGCCCGTGCCGTGTCCGCCGCAGTGGAGGGGCAAGACCCGGGAGCGCCGCGCGCCGCCGCGGGGCCCTTTTATGGCCCCCCCGCCCGGGCGGTGAAGGTCGGTCAGGACTGGGGAACTGTCCGGCCAACGCCGATTGGCCGCCGCCCCGGAGCCCCGGCCGCCCATTGGCTGCGCCGGGAGGATGGGGCCCGGCGCCGGCGCGTGCGTCACGGGAGGCAAAGTTCCAAGAAACTTGGCTGAGGGCTCGGAGTCccgcgggggcggggcgggaatgccgcggggcgggggccgcgGGCACCGGGGTCCCGGGGGCGTAGGGAGCGGGGCTTCCAGGAGCATGAGGTCACAGGGATATGGGATTCTTGAAGTATGGGGGTGTGGGGCCCGGGGCTGCAGCGGTCGGGGTTCCCGGGGGTATGGGGTCCCAGGGATATGGGGTCCCAGCAGTGCGGGGGTCTGGGGTCCCAAAGGCACGGAGTCCATGTACATAGTGTCCTGGGTATAGGCCCTGGGGCTAAGggatgcagggagcagagggcgCAGAATCCCGGGGCCACGGGATCCGGGACACACCAGAGCCTGGACACAGGGGTCAAGGGCACACGGTGTCTGGGCCACAGCGGGCCTGTGCCCAGCGGCTGTGGGACACCCGGCCTCCTGGGCGTGGGAGGCTGCAGACGTGCAGTGCCCGGGTACACGTGTGCCGGGGCAGGCGGTGTCACACCCCCGTGCCCGCCCTGGcagggcccagcctggcctgtgcCAGTTCTTGGCCCCAGTGGGTGGCTCGGGCTGGGGCCAGGCACTGCCCTTCGGCCAGCACACGTGTATGCACACGTGCTTGTTGCTAAACTTGTGTCTCTTGGATGTCTCCAGAGAGTGACATTTGCCTGCAGCCGTTCCCTCTGACAGGCACCTGTCAGGTTTAGGCTACAGAAGAGCAGGGAGATGGGCATGGTGGGGGGtgggcccagcacagcccacagcctGCACCAGGGGCTCCCCTTGGGCACCTGCAGTCCCTTGGCCCTAAAATGCATGTGAACAGTCACACACAGGGAAAGCAAGTGCTGCGTTACTGGAATCTGCTCTCTCATAAGGCCTCCTTGCTGATAGCAAATACTGGGATCTGCTCCACCCCTGACCCCCTGAGACCGTTTCCCTCTTCCTCTGTGTGTTTCGCTCCAGTGTCTCTCCCTCTTGCAGCCACTGTCCTCTCAATCAGGAAGATCAGACTCTCTGGCATCAGAAGGTGAGCAATGCCAGTTGCTGATGGGTTCACAGGCCACAGCTCTGATTTTTCTGTCCTTGGAGTTGTCCCACtgctgcattttgctgctggAATGGAGACACTTGTGCACACTGAGGGGGATCACCAGACAGGGGCTGAAatgctctgcttccctgcagccctctcTGTGAAGCTGCTCAGGGAGGCAGGAAGAGAGACCACATCATGCTACCAAATGTCCTGATGACCACGATGAGTAAGAAGCTGGCGAGGAACAGCCATCCCCTTTGTTGTGCCTCTTCTTAACCACCATTCAGCCAGGGAAACAATGCCTAAACTgtgcttgctttgctttgtaaCTTCTTCCCTGCCAAGCAAAGCTCACAGCAAACCCTGGGGAACCATGTGAGGCGGTGCAGGCAGGtaggggagctgggcaggataGTGTCACACTTAAAAACTCTTGCTGACTGCATCTGAGGGAAGAGAATAGAAGAAGGATAACATCCACTGATCTGCTTTGCCGGACAGAATTACGTCCAGCATTTGTCAGCACAATTCGTCATCCGAGGATCCCTGCAGATCCACCGCGGCTCCTGGCGTCTTGGATGTCAGCCACGGCACAGAAAATCCTCTTTGGCTGCTTGTTTCCGATTCCAGGTGAAAACCCATTAAAGGCAGCCGCTTCACCACTCCCTGCTACCACCAGGACACTGACCTGTCAGTCATGTCCAGTCACTGCAGCCATGGGATAGTTTGTACCAAAGTGCAGGACCAAAAGAAACGGTTTAAAAATAGCTGCTTCTACAGCCCTTCCTTTCTGTCTGCCCGTGCCTTGCTGCCCATTGCTGATGGCAGTGGTACCCACCACATATCTGTGTGCCGCCTGCTCTGGGGGATGCCCAGATGAGAATCCCAAATCCTTTTCTAGCTGTTGCTAGGACATTGCCTTCGATTTGGATGTCCACTGTGGTGACATCAGGTTGCCCAGACCTTTCTACTGGTCCTGCACATATGCCTGGGCAAGCCAAGTGGTGTCAGAGCCAAAAGGCAAGGCATTAGCACAGTTGTAAAGCCAAACTGGCTTTTTTCATAGGAAATTAATGTCTTTGGTGTAGGAGTGGGACAATTATTCACAGGCCAAGCTCTCCTATGGAGATGGTGGGAATGGTTACAACCATAGTGTTCTTTGGGCCTCAGCACTGGCTTAAAAATAGGCCAGAGTGTGCCAAGTCCTTTCAGCCTCACAGCTGGTGAGTAACCCTTTGCAAATTGTATTTGTCACATGTATTTGAAGTAGGAGCCTGCCTGTAGGAAAGGCAGCCTGTCTATGGGTTGCACTGGATTACATTAGGCCCCAAAATTGTTTATAGGGTACAGTGCTTAGCACTAGTGATGTAATAGGACAGCCCAGAaaagttctgcttttctgatatgtatatttttttgaACAGACCCATGAAcatgatttgtttgtttgcattccAGCCTGGTTTTAATCACTTTGAATTAAGTAGCTGATCTTATTACCAATCTGACCATGAGAAGGCTTATCACAGGTTCCTTGGCACATGACAGAGATTACTCTATCTGTGCAGCCACATCCAAGTAACGTGATGTATCCTCTCAGAGCTATTTTCATCTTCACCCTTCTCTGGGATTTTGATCCTTTGGTTTCTCCAGCCAGTGACCAACTAAAGCCTTCTTAATACTATGGAAACCCCAACTACGTAATCGGACGAAGGGAAAAGCTCTGCCA
This sequence is a window from Serinus canaria isolate serCan28SL12 chromosome 5, serCan2020, whole genome shotgun sequence. Protein-coding genes within it:
- the ANKRD9 gene encoding ankyrin repeat domain-containing protein 9, whose product is MPWSVRWVGGCGAQSQKQCKKSSFAFYQAVRDLLPVWFLEDMRTMEVFHWEDGGKVSVYSPSEALLYALVHDHQPYARHLLTKFPQSALAVPSQSFSCCQSAPHLAMAVRYNRVRVLFRILKAIQTLPPADRAAHLDRQGCSRVEGGKTALHMACELVRPECLLLLLGHGAAPCLQDSAGNTPLDTLLQQISHMPAANMRAKLLCLDCLFFFVPQDLKFAMKQQLLDNRQQWQDLLGENRFQCLVGLAPPSLFVGAMRVLIRTISPEHFPEALDNLPLPHFLKPLDLKLES